One segment of Solanum lycopersicum chromosome 1, SLM_r2.1 DNA contains the following:
- the LOC101253836 gene encoding protein DMR6-LIKE OXYGENASE 2, translated as MVEVHPAIIQDVEHRPDLTKSTEAEGIPVIDLSILNSPDTSTDAELSSLVGEIRNACKEWGFFQVINHGVSLECREKIELASRKFFALPKEEKMKVKRNEVNFIGYYDAELTKKIRDWKEVFDFTVEKTAMVPLSQDPNDKDLRDFQNQWPQYPPGLREVCAEYIQEMQKLANKLAELISLSLSLPAKRLNEFFEDQIVFGRINHYPPCPVPHLALGVGRHKDAGLFTILCQDDTGGLEIKRKTDGEWIGVKPTPDAYIVNLGDATQVYSNDEYESVEHRVVLNTERSRYSIPFFVNPSHSTWIQPLEEKVNEKNPAKYKPYNWGMLFTHRRKHDPKTRDEENLTLDHFMA; from the exons ATGGTAGAAGTCCATCCAGCAATCATCCAAGATGTCGAACACAGGCCAGATCTCACCAAAAGTACTGAAGCAGAGGGCATTCCAGTGATTGATCTCTCAATACTGAATTCTCCAGACACATCGACTGACGCGGAGTTATCAAGTCTAGTTGGTGAAATAAGAAATGCATGCAAGGAGTGGGGATTCTTCCAAGTGATCAATCATGGGGTGTCCTTAGAGTGCAGGGAAAAGATAGAATTGGCATCAAGAAAGTTCTTTGCTTTACCTAAAGAGGAAAAGATGAAAGTGAAAAGAAATGAGGTGAACTTCATTGGATATTATGATGCTGAGCTAACCAAAAAGATCAGGGACTGGAAAGAAGTCTTTGATTTTACTGTTGAGAAGACAGCTATGGTCCCACTTTCTCAAGATCCTAATGACAAGGACCTCAGGGACTTTCAGAACCAATGGCCTCAGTACCCTCCAGGATTAAG GGAGGTGTGTGCAGAGTATATTCAAGAAATGCAAAAGTTGGCTAACAAGTTAGCAGAACTGATATCACTCAGCTTAAGCTTGCCAGCAAAAAGGCTGAATGagttctttgaagaccaaatTGTTTTTGGAAGGATAAATCATTATCCTCCTTGTCCTGTCCCTCATCTGGCTTTAGGAGTTGGTAGACACAAAGATGCTGGTTTATTCACCATTTTGTGTCAAGATGATACCGGAGGGCTTGAAATAAAGAGGAAAACTGATGGAGAATGGATAGGAGTTAAACCTACTCCTGATGCATACATTGTAAATCTTGGTGACGCTACACAG GTGTATAGCAATGATGAATATGAGAGTGTGGAACATCGCGTTGTGCTGAACACTGAAAGGAGTAGATATTCAATTCCTTTCTTTGTCAATCCATCGCATAGTACTTGGATACAACCCTTGGAGGAGAAGGTCAATGAGAAGAACCCTGCAAAGTATAAGCCCTATAACTGGGGAATGCTTTTCACTCATCGCAGAAAACACGATCCCAAGACGCGTGATGAGGAAAACCTTACACTTGATCATTTCATGGCTTGA
- the MKS1b gene encoding methylketone synthase Ib, translated as MEHANAIVLEPKAKKHFVLVHSACHGAWCWYKIVSLMTSSGHNVTALDLGASGINPKQALEIPHFSDYLSPLMEFMTSLPADEKVVVVGHSLGGLAISKAMETFPEKISVAVFLSGLMPGPSINASNVYTEALNAIIPQLDNRVTYDNGPTNPPTTLILGPKFLAASVYHLSSIKDLALATTLVRPFYLYRVEDVTKEIVLSRERYGSVRRVFIVTAENKSLKKDFQQLLIEKNPPDEVEEIDGSDHMPMMSKPQQLFTILLGIANKYT; from the exons atGGAACATGCAAATGCTATTGTCTTAGAGCCTAAAGCTAAGAAGCATTTTGTGCTTGTTCATTCAGCATGTCATGGAGCCTGGTGCTGGTACAAGATTGtgtcattgatgacatcttcaGGGCATAATGTCACAGCTCTTGACTTGGGTGCTTCAGGGATCAACCCCAAACAGGCACTCGAAATCCCACATTTTTCTGATTACTTGAGTCCGCTAATGGAGTTCATGACTTCACTTCCTGCTGATGAAAAAGTAGTTGTTGTAGGCCATAGCCTTGGTGGACTCGCCATTTCTAAAGCCATGGAAACATTCCCAGAAAAGATTTCAGTTGCTGTATTTCTCAGTGGTCTAATGCCTGGTCCAAGTATCAACGCATCCAATGTCTACACTGAG GCACTCAATGCAATAATACCTCAACTTGATAATCGCGTTACATATGACAATGGACCTACGAATCCTCCAACCACTCTTATTCTAGGTCCCAAGTTCTTGGCTGCTAGTGTTTACCATCTGAGCTCAATTAAG GATTTGGCGTTGGCCACTACACTAGTAAGGCCATTTTATTTATACCGCGTGGAAGATGTTACTAAGGAGATAGTTCTTTCAAGGGAAAGGTATGGATCAGTTAGACGAGTGTTCATTGTAACTGCTGAAAATAAAAGTCTGAAAAAAGACTTCCAACAGTTGTTGATTGAAAAGAATCCACCTGATGAAGTGGAAGAGATCGATGGCTCTGACCACATGCCCATGATGTCTAAGCCCCAACAACTTTTTACCATTCTTCTGGGCATTGCCAACAAGTATACCTAA
- the LOC101253535 gene encoding receptor protein kinase TMK1-like isoform X2, with product MNLNTFVCFFLLFSNVVSVYSQGSAATDAAVMQEFKKQIINPNPLNWNDPDPCKWDKVQCSKDGRVIRIQVGDQGLKGTLPSNINTLTELQVFEVQRNTFTGPLPSFSGLNSLQTILLNGNGFTSIPNEFFQGMTNLQSVYLDSNPFSSWTVPESLKSATALQIFSAYSANITGKIPDLFGGNTFSSLTTLHLSFNNLEGPLPSSFSGSSIQSLWLNSIRGKLNGSIDVIQNMTRLTQLWFSGNQFTGPLPDFSGLTQLEDCNLRDNSFTGLVPDSLVNLPSLKVVNLTNNILQGPTPQFPSSVRVDMLDNTNSFCLSQPGPCDSRVSTLLDVLKDVRYPTKFAENWKGNDPCSRWLGITCDGENITVLNFQKSGLTGIISSNLSSITSIQRLILADNSLTGTIPNELTLLPKLTELDVSNNQLYGKIPQFKSSMVNLTNNFFQGPNGNGNKKSSTGVVVGSVIGGVCGAVAIAGLFVFCLYRTKRMRSGRVQSPHTVVIHPHHSGSDQDAVKITVAGSSVNGGTTETHSCGSSAPGDLHIVEAGNMVISIQVLRNVTNNFSEENILGRGGFGTVYKGELHDGTKIAVKRMESGVMSEKGLDEFTSEIAVLTKVRHRHLVALLGYCLDGNERLLVYEYMPQGTVSRYLFNWKEEGIKPLEWTRRLIIALDVARGVEYLHGLAQQSFIHRDLKPSNILLGDDMRAKVADFGLVRLAPEGKTSLVTRLAGTFGYLAPEYAVTGRVTTKIDVFSFGVILMELITGRRALDESQPEESMHLVPWFRRMHINKETFRKAIDHTIDLDEDTLASVSKVAELAGHCCAREPHQRPDMGHAVNVLSSLAELWKPAEVDEDEIYGIDYDMTLPQAVKKWQALEGMSGIDGSSSYIGSSENTQTSIPTRPSGFADSFTSVDGR from the exons ATGAATTTGAACACATTTGTGTGTTTCTTTTTACTCTTTTCGAATGTTGTGTCTGTTTACTCTCAGGGCAGTGCTGCTACAGATGCTGCAGTGATGCAAGAATTCaagaaacaaataataaatccTAATCCACTTAACTGGAACGATCCAGATCCGTGTAAATGGGATAAAGTTCAATGTAGTAAGGATGGTCGCGTAATTAGGATTCAAGTAGGGGATCAAGGCCTAAAAGGAACTCTCCCATCAAACATTAATACCCTTACTGAATTGCAAGTTTTTGAAGTTCAAAGAAATACATTCACTGGTCCGCTCCCGAGTTTTTCTGGATTAAACTCATTGCAGACCATTCTTCTTAATGGCAATGGGTTCACTTCAATTCCTAATGAATTTTTTCAAGGTATGACTAATTTGCAAAGTGTTTACTTGGATTCAAATCCCTTTTCATCATGGACTGTACCAGAAAGCCTGAAAAGTGCGACTGCTCTTCAAATATTCTCCGCTTATTCTGCTAATATTACTGGTAAAATCCCTGATTTATTTGGTGGAAATACATTCTCTAGTTTAACAACTTTGCATTTGTCCTTTAATAATTTGGAGGGTCCTCTGCCCTCGAGCTTTTCGGGTTCTTCTATCCAATCGTTGTGGTTAAATAGTATTAGAGGTAAGTTAAATGGCTCAATAGATGTGATACAGAACATGACCAGATTAACCCAACTCTGGTTTTCAGGCAATCAGTTTACAGGCCCTTTGCCTGATTTTTCGGGGTTAACTCAGCTGGAAGATTGTAATTTGAGAGATAATAGCTTCACTGGTCTAGTCCCAGACTCTTTGGTCAATCTTCCTTCATTAAAAGTGGTTAATTTGACAAACAACATTTTGCAAGGGCCTACGCCACAATTTCCATCTTCAGTGCGAGTGGATATGTTGGATAATACCAATAGTTTTTGTTTGTCACAACCTGGTCCTTGTGACTCGCGGGTTAGTACACTGTTGGATGTGCTTAAGGACGTAAGGTATCCCACGAAGTTTGCTGAGAATTGGAAAGGGAATGATCCGTGTTCGCGTTGGCTTGGCATAACTTGCGATGGTGAAAACATTACAGTACTCAATTTTCAGAAAAGTGGACTTACTGGGATCATCTCTTCAAACTTGTCGTCTATTACGTCAATACAGAGGCTGATCCTAGCAGACAATTCTCTTACAGGGACTATCCCAAATGAGCTCACATTGCTGCCAAAATTAACGGAATTGGATGTTTCTAACAATCAACTGTATGGAAAAATCCCACAATTTAAGAGCAGT ATGGTTAATTTGACAAACAACTTTTTTCAAGGGCCTA ATGGGAATGGTAATAAAAAATCTTCAACTGGAGTTGTTGTGGGCTCAGTGATAGGTGGTGTTTGTGGTGCCGTTGCGATTGCTGGATTATTTGTGTTTTGTCTTTACAGGACTAAGCGTATGCGGTCCGGTAGAGTTCAGAGTCCACACACAGTTGTTATTCATCCTCATCATTCAGGATCTGACCAAGATGCTGTTAAGATCACAGTTGCTGGTTCAAGTGTCAATGGAGGGACAACTGAAACGCACAGTTGTGGAAGCAGTGCACCTGGggacttgcacattgttgaggCTGGTAACATGGTGATTTCCATCCAAGTTTTGAGGAATGTCACGAACAACTTCAGCGAGGAGAATATATTGGGGAGAGGTGGATTTGGAACTGTTTACAAGGGGGAGTTGCATGATGGAACTAAAATTGCTGTTAAGAGAATGGAATCTGGTGTTATGAGCGAGAAGGGGTTGGATGAGTTCACGTCTGAGATTGCGGTGCTTACTAAGGTCCGCCACAGGCATTTGGTGGCACTGCTAGGATATTGCTTGGATGGAAATGAGAGGTTACTTGTATATGAATATATGCCACAAGGGACAGTCAGCAGGTATCTTTTCAACTGGAAGGAAGAAGGGATAAAGCCCCTCGAATGGACAAGGAGGCTAATCATTGCACTTGATGTTGCAAGGGGTGTTGAATATCTTCATGGTTTAGCTCAACAGAGCTTCATTCATAGAGATCTGAAGCCATCTAACATTCTTTTGGGAGATGATATGAGGGCTAAAGTTGCAGATTTTGGACTTGTTCGCCTTGCTCCTGAGGGAAAAACTTCATTGGTTACTAGGTTGGCTGGAACTTTTGGCTATCTTGCACCAGAGTATGCAG TTACGGGCCGAGTAACCACAAAGATTGATGTGTTTAGCTTTGGTGTAATCTTGATGGAGCTAATTACTGGAAGAAGAGCTCTGGATGAATCTCAGCCCGAGGAGAGCATGCATCTGGTCCCATGGTTCCGCAGAATGCATATAAATAAGGAGACATTCCGTAAGGCCATTGACCACACAATCGATCTTGATGAAGATACTCTGGCCAGTGTCAGCAAAGTTGCTGAGTTGGCTGGTCACTGCTGTGCTAGGGAACCCCATCAGAGACCAGACATGGGTCATGCTGTCAACGTGCTTTCCTCCCTGGCTGAGCTCTGGAAGCCAGCAGAAGTGGACGAGGATGAAATATATGGTATCGATTATGACATGACGCTACCTCAAGCAGTTAAGAAGTGGCAGGCTCTCGAGGGAATGAGTGGCATTGACGGCTCTTCTTCATATATTGGAAGCAGTGAAAATACACAAACAAGTATACCCACTCGGCCATCTGGATTCGCCGATTCATTTACGTCAGTGGATGGACGATAA
- the LOC101253535 gene encoding receptor protein kinase TMK1-like isoform X1 gives MKLKKPHLGFVCFLILLSFVVSVYSQGSAATDAAVMQELKKGISPPSSLKWDDPNPCKWGKVQCTKDGRVTRIQVGNQGLKGSLPPSMNNLTELQVFEVQNNALTGPIPSFAGMNSLQTILLDNNGFTSIPVDFFEGMTNLQTVNLDTNSFSPWSVPESLKDATSLQSFSANSANITGKVPDFFGGDTFVSLTDLHMAFNNFEGPLPSNFSGSSIQTLWLNGIHGKLNGSIDVVQNMTALTQLWFSGNQFTGPLPDFSGLTQLRECNLRDNSFTGPVPDSLVNLPSLKMVNLTNNFFQGPTPKFPSSVLVDMLDNTNSFCLSQPGPCNSQVNALLAVAKDVGYPTGFAENWKGNDPCSSWMGITCDGGNITVLNFQKMGLTGTISPNYSSITSLQKLILANNFLTGTIPNELVSLPNLKEFDISNNLIYGKIPPFKSNVLVKYDGNVNIGKDNPPPFAPSGSTPSSPDGGGQTHGNGNKKSSTGVVVGSVIGGVCGAVAIAGLFVFCLYRTKRMRSGRVQSPHTVVIHPHHSGSDQDAVKITVAGSSVNGGTTETHSCGSSAPGDLHIVEAGNMVISIQVLRNVTNNFSEENILGRGGFGTVYKGELHDGTKIAVKRMESGVMSEKGLDEFTSEIAVLTKVRHRHLVALLGYCLDGNERLLVYEYMPQGTVSRYLFNWKEEGIKPLEWTRRLIIALDVARGVEYLHGLAQQSFIHRDLKPSNILLGDDMRAKVADFGLVRLAPEGKTSLVTRLAGTFGYLAPEYAVTGRVTTKIDVFSFGVILMELITGRRALDESQPEESMHLVPWFRRMHINKETFRKAIDHTIDLDEDTLASVSKVAELAGHCCAREPHQRPDMGHAVNVLSSLAELWKPAEVDEDEIYGIDYDMTLPQAVKKWQALEGMSGIDGSSSYIGSSENTQTSIPTRPSGFADSFTSVDGR, from the exons atgaagttgaagaaaCCCCATCTGGGTTTTGTGTGTTTCTTGATATTATTGTCGTTTGTCGTCTCTGTATACTCTCAGGGCAGTGCAGCAACGGATGCTGCAGTGATGCAAGAGTTGAAGAAGGGAATCAGCCCACCGAGTTCACTAAAATGGGACGATCCAAACCCCTGTAAATGGGGTAAAGTTCAGTGTACTAAAGATGGTCGTGTAACTAGGATTCAAGTAGGGAATCAAGGGCTAAAAGGTTCTCTACCACCGAGCATGAATAACTTGACGGAATTGCAGgtgtttgaagttcaaaataaTGCACTTACTGGGCCGATTCCGAGTTTTGCTGGGATGAATTCGTTGCAGACCATTCTTCTTGACAACAATGGGTTCACTTCAATTCCTGTCGACTTTTTTGAGGGTATGACTAATTTACAAACTGTTAACTTGGATACCAATTCCTTTTCGCCATGGTCTGTACCAGAGAGTTTGAAAGATGCTACTTCTCTTCAAAGTTTCTCTGCTAACTCTGCTAATATTACTGGTAAAGTCCCTGATTTCTTTGGTGGAGATACCTTTGTTAGTTTAACAGATTTGCATATGGCCTTTAATAATTTTGAGGGTCCCCTGCCCTCGAATTTTTCGGGTTCTTCTATCCAAACGTTGTGGTTAAATGGTATCCATGGTAAGTTGAATGGTTCAATAGATGTGGTACAGAACATGACCGCATTAACCCAACTCTGGTTTTCAGGCAATCAGTTTACAGGCCCTTTGCCTGATTTTTCGGGCTTGACTCAGTTGAGAGAGTGCAATTTGAGAGACAATAGCTTCACTGGTCCAGTGCCAGACTCATTGGTTAATCTTCCTTCATTAAAGATGGTTAATTTGACAAACAACTTTTTTCAAGGGCCTACGCCAAAATTTCCATCTTCAGTGCTAGTGGATATGTTGGATAATACCAATAGTTTTTGTTTGTCACAGCCGGGTCCTTGTAACTCACAAGTTAATGCGCTGTTGGCTGTGGCTAAGGATGTGGGGTATCCCACGGGGTTTGCGGAGAATTGGAAGGGGAATGATCCTTGTTCGTCTTGGATGGGCATAACTTGTGATGGTGGGAATATTACAGTGCTGAATTTTCAGAAAATGGGACTTACAGGGACAATCTCTCCCAACTACTCGTCCATTACGTCGTTACAAAAGTTGATCCTAGCAAATAATTTTCTTACTGGAACTATTCCGAATGAGCTCGTTTCGCTGCCAAACCTAAAGGAATTTGATATTTCTAACAATCTAATTTATGGGAAAATCCCACCATTTAAGAGCAATGTATTGGTTAAATATGATGGCAATGTCAATATTGGGAAAGATAATCCACCTCCTTTTGCACCTTCCGGGAGCACTCCTAGTTCACCCGATGGAGGTGGACAAACTCATGGGAATGGTAATAAAAAATCTTCAACTGGAGTTGTTGTGGGCTCAGTGATAGGTGGTGTTTGTGGTGCCGTTGCGATTGCTGGATTATTTGTGTTTTGTCTTTACAGGACTAAGCGTATGCGGTCCGGTAGAGTTCAGAGTCCACACACAGTTGTTATTCATCCTCATCATTCAGGATCTGACCAAGATGCTGTTAAGATCACAGTTGCTGGTTCAAGTGTCAATGGAGGGACAACTGAAACGCACAGTTGTGGAAGCAGTGCACCTGGggacttgcacattgttgaggCTGGTAACATGGTGATTTCCATCCAAGTTTTGAGGAATGTCACGAACAACTTCAGCGAGGAGAATATATTGGGGAGAGGTGGATTTGGAACTGTTTACAAGGGGGAGTTGCATGATGGAACTAAAATTGCTGTTAAGAGAATGGAATCTGGTGTTATGAGCGAGAAGGGGTTGGATGAGTTCACGTCTGAGATTGCGGTGCTTACTAAGGTCCGCCACAGGCATTTGGTGGCACTGCTAGGATATTGCTTGGATGGAAATGAGAGGTTACTTGTATATGAATATATGCCACAAGGGACAGTCAGCAGGTATCTTTTCAACTGGAAGGAAGAAGGGATAAAGCCCCTCGAATGGACAAGGAGGCTAATCATTGCACTTGATGTTGCAAGGGGTGTTGAATATCTTCATGGTTTAGCTCAACAGAGCTTCATTCATAGAGATCTGAAGCCATCTAACATTCTTTTGGGAGATGATATGAGGGCTAAAGTTGCAGATTTTGGACTTGTTCGCCTTGCTCCTGAGGGAAAAACTTCATTGGTTACTAGGTTGGCTGGAACTTTTGGCTATCTTGCACCAGAGTATGCAG TTACGGGCCGAGTAACCACAAAGATTGATGTGTTTAGCTTTGGTGTAATCTTGATGGAGCTAATTACTGGAAGAAGAGCTCTGGATGAATCTCAGCCCGAGGAGAGCATGCATCTGGTCCCATGGTTCCGCAGAATGCATATAAATAAGGAGACATTCCGTAAGGCCATTGACCACACAATCGATCTTGATGAAGATACTCTGGCCAGTGTCAGCAAAGTTGCTGAGTTGGCTGGTCACTGCTGTGCTAGGGAACCCCATCAGAGACCAGACATGGGTCATGCTGTCAACGTGCTTTCCTCCCTGGCTGAGCTCTGGAAGCCAGCAGAAGTGGACGAGGATGAAATATATGGTATCGATTATGACATGACGCTACCTCAAGCAGTTAAGAAGTGGCAGGCTCTCGAGGGAATGAGTGGCATTGACGGCTCTTCTTCATATATTGGAAGCAGTGAAAATACACAAACAAGTATACCCACTCGGCCATCTGGATTCGCCGATTCATTTACGTCAGTGGATGGACGATAA